Proteins from one Juglans microcarpa x Juglans regia isolate MS1-56 chromosome 1S, Jm3101_v1.0, whole genome shotgun sequence genomic window:
- the LOC121246524 gene encoding mitogen-activated protein kinase homolog MMK2 codes for MDSGSGSGEHNIRGIPTHGGRYVQYNVYGNLFEVSRKYVPPIRPIGRGAYGIVCAAVNAETREEVAIKKIGNAFDNRIDAKRTLREIKLLHHMDHENVIALKDIIRPPQKENFNDVYIVYELMDTDLHQIIRSNQQLTDDHCRYFLYQLLRGLKYVHSANVLHRDLKPSNLLLNANCDLKIGDFGLARTTSETDFMTEYVVTRWYRAPELLLNCSEYTAAIDIWSVGCILGEIMTRQPLFPGKDYVHQLRLITELIGSPDDSSLGFLRSDNARRYVRQLPQFPKQEFSSRFPNMSPGAVDLLEKMLVFDPNRRITVDEALYHPYLAPLHDINEEPVCPSPFSFDFEQPSFTEENIKELIWRETVKFNPDPTH; via the exons ATGGATTCTGGCTCTGGTTCAGGTGAGCATAACATCAGAGGGATTCCCACCCATGGTGGACGCTACGTTCAGTACAATGTGTACGGTAACCTCTTTGAAGTTTCCCGTAAGTATGTCCCTCCTATTCGGCCCATCGGGAGAGGCGCTTATGGTATTGTTTG tgCTGCTGTGAATGCTGAGACACGGGAGGAGGTTGCCATTAAGAAGATTGGAAATGCTTTTGACAACAGAATAGATGCAAAAAGAACTTTACGAGAAATAAAGCTTCTTCACCACATGGATCATGAAAAT GTTATTGCCCTCAAAGACATCATTCGGCCTCCACAGAAAGAGAATTTCAATGATGTTTACATTGTTTATGAATTGATGGACACTGATCTTCACCAGATTATACGTTCCAACCAACAATTGACAGATGATCATTGTCGG TATTTTCTGTATCAGCTGTTGCGAGGACTTAAATATGTACATTCAGCAAATGTTTTGCATCGTGACTTAAAGCCCAGCAATTTGCTTCTGAATGCAAATTGTGACCTCAAGATTGGAGACTTTGGGCTTGCAAGGACAACGTCTGAAACTGATTTCATGACTGAGTATGTTGTTACTCGTTGGTACCGAGCACCGGAACTGCTACTTAATTGTTCAGAGTACACTGCAGCAATTGATATTTGGTCGGTGGGCTGCATTCTTGGTGAAATCATGACGAGGCAACCCTTGTTCCCTGGCAAAGACTATGTTCATCAGTTGAGACTTATTACTGAA CTCATAGGTTCACCTGATGATTCGAGCCTTGGGTTTTTACGAAGTGATAATGCTCGAAGATATGTTAGACAGCTCCCACAGTTCCCAAAGCAAGAATTCTCTTCTAGATTTCCAAACATGTCCCCTGGTGCTGTTGATTTACTGGAAAAGATGCTCGTGTTTGATCCAAACAGGCGCATTACAG TTGATGAGGCTTTATATCATCCATACTTGGCACCTCTACATGATATCAACGAGGAGCCTGTTTGCCCAAGCCCTTTCAGTTTTGATTTTGAGCAACCGTCATTTactgaagaaaatattaaggaGCTCATCTGGAGAGAAACTGTAAAGTTCAATCCAGACCCAACTCATTGA